From the genome of Dermochelys coriacea isolate rDerCor1 chromosome 1, rDerCor1.pri.v4, whole genome shotgun sequence:
TGGAAGCAGCGAcctccagctcctagctccacatgtTGGTTctgctccaccccaagccctgattctgcagctcccacaggttgggaactgcagccaatgggagctgcaggggcagtgcctgcgggcggAGGCAGTAGGTGAgttaggagctgagggaggggcgtTCCTGTTGTCCTTCCAGGGAGCCTCCCCAGGTAAGTACCACCCCGCACACCCAGCCCCCACACcaaaactcctgctgctggtgggagCGGGAGGgcagactgccccagcagcagctggtgcgactggcccaggggctgcctgagctgctcatgTGGCTCCCAAGCCAGTTACATGGGCTGCTACAGAAGTCCTGGAAAGTCACGAAATCCGTGACAGACACGGAACATGAGTCATGAGTGGCTAGTATTATCTGTTGAAAAGTGAATAGCTGAAACACTACTTTAATAAATTTAAACTATTGATTAAAATGTGTTGGTAAAAGCCGCCCTTAAtttactttgttttcctttttctaccAGAATGATGGTAGCTTGTGTCTCCAGGCACCACAGCATGACTGGAGATGGTGCTAAAACATTCATCATCCTATTGTCCAAATTACTCAGAGGACTTCAAGCAATTCTTGATAAAAGAGAAGGATCTCCATTTTGTGAGGATATTCAAAGGAGAGATGGATatcaaaaacattgtcacagtcTGAAGCAAATATCTCAGTCTCTTACGACATTTCAGACTCAGATATTGGACCACATCATGGCACAACAcctaagaaaacattttttatctGCCTTTTCTAGTTGGGAAGGAGAGATACGTAGGGACACAATGGAGTCAATATTCGAAGCTTACTTTTGTGGAAGAATAGGAAATAGTCATCAGAAGCTTCTTTCCCAGTTGAGTTGTGATTTTTATTACAGGTGTATACCTTTCAAAAATGGTAGAAATGAAATGCTGAATTTAGTGAATGAATATTTTGTAGAATTGCATTCTGCTGTAACAGGTCTTCCTGTTTCAGATTCCAGGATCTTAGAGGGACTTGTTCTTCACAGAGATTTTGCTGTGTATTGTCCAGCAGATGGGGACATAAGAATGTTAATTGTAACAGAATCAATCCACTCTGCTCTTTCTGCCTCTGGTTTAGAGTTTGTTGTAAATGCAGAAGTTCAGTGTCAAGCTTCCCAAGTCTGGattacaaaaagaacagaagctATAATGAAACACTTGAAGAACAACAATATAAAAGTATTGTTGTCAAGTGTGAAACAACAGGAAATAGTTAGTTACTACGCAAAAATAAGTGGTATATCTATTGTAGAGTGTTTATCGTCAGAAGAAATCTCTCTTCTCTGCAAGACCACAGGTATCTCACCTTTTATACCTACTCGGGACAATATACGTGGTGAGATCACTGAAACCATGATAGCAAAATTTTGTCAGCCTCTTGTACTTGGCTCCAAGAGATATGTTCATCTTGGTTTGACAAGGACATGTGCCTTTCAGCCACATTGTGTAATCTTTTGTGGACCAATGCATGGTGTCACTGAACTGCATGCCTCTGCTTTTCATGGAGCATTTAAAATGTTACAGCAACTATTTAAAGCAGTTGATCTGAGTTACAGATGTAAAGCACAACCTGAAAACCCAAATAATGCATCAAAAGCTGTACATTGTAGTTGGCAACATTCAGCTACTCAACCAAAACTCATAATGGAGAATATTTCTTGTAATAGGGAAAAGGTCAATGACCAACAACTGAAAACATCTATGGCTGAAACAGAAAAACAGTTTATAGACTCTTCATCATGTAATGAAACAGACTTGCAAAAATCATCAGTCCTAGCCATGCCCATTGTAGAATTAGAGAGTGATCATATGTTTTCAGCTCTAATTGACAGAGGTAGTTCTGTAAGAGAGTTACAGAAACCGCCACTGAAATGCAAGCATCCAAGTGAAATGTGGGTAAAGAATAAGAGTGAGCCAGTTGTCAACAACCACAGGATTTGTAATGATGCTATGACAGCTATAGAAAACACCAGTACATCAGTTGTGTCCAAACAGCTGAACGCTGCTAAGGAGTACTGGAAACCAGGCAATCGTATAATTCCATTTAAGTATGAGAAGAGTTATAAACACACAGTCCAAAGTTGCACCAATTTGGTCATACAGGCAGGATCAGTTTTGCCAGTTGGAGGTAACTTTGAGATCCTGTTACATTATTATCTCCATTCCTATGCAAAACAATGCCAACAACCAAAAATAGCTGTTCTTTCTACTGTAATTGCTGATGCATTGCTAAGCATTCCAAAAATCCTTTACAAGACAACAAAAGAGAACAGTTTTACTCAGGTCTATTTCAAAGCCATTACTGCCCTTCAAACTAATCAGCAGCTGCCCATGCATAACCAAGGTCTAGAATCAGTGTATTGTAAATATCAGTTAGTAGCTTCTGTTCTTCATTGTGTTACAAACCTTCTCACTATTGATTTAATAATTGGTATTAGGAGACTACCTCAAAAGACTGAGGTTAATGATTCAGAAGAAGATTTGTGAAAacaatgtttttgtttctcctatGTTGTTACCGGAAGTTTTTGATTCAATTATATTAAGCCAATGATGTTACTTTAGAAAcactgcttttaatttaaaacctTTATTTCCAATTTGTCTATTTCGGTATGAAAGGTTATGGCCTGCCCAAGTGATTTTCCCGGAAAAGTAGCAGCCAGCTAACTTTCCtttggaggacatggatacagcccTCCTAGAATAGACAACaaacaaattatttgaaaatacaaatatttatttagaagtgAATAGTTACagtaaagaggagagagagaggtacagtaactcctcacttaaagtcgttcTGGTTAACgttttgttatgttgctgatcaattagagaacatgatagtttaaagttgcgcaatgctcccttataatgtcatttggcagctgcctgctttatCCACTGCTcgcaggaagagcagccccttggagctagctggtgggggcttggaaccagggtggaccggcagcccccttatctgctgcctgctgcccactcccctaagttccctgtgcagcagctgcccagcaggctatcaactgTCCCTCCTGCTGTCCCACTGCcatatgctgctcctgccctctgccttggaccTGCTTTCCACTTGCCatgctggggcgggaggggaaagagaggggctaatgtcagggtgtccccctgctcctgtaccCCGCTTATCGCATTTCCATAGAGCGGGGGGGACACCACaaggctcaggacagagggagcttcctggcaggagcttctgtctcaacttgctgatatactttaaaaaggcagtgtacttagagtggggtcagcgtacatAAAGGGGCAATGCGAATATCTCTCTGTgttgcgcgcacacacacacacgtgtgtctctgtctgccatgctgtctctgctCCCTCCATTCGTGTTGCCTTATAgaatgtgaggctacattaacaacaatgggttgACCCTTGAGTGCTCAGCTGATTGCGAGATCATCATTTAGCGGTAAGGCATTCCCCTGGGAAGGATCCCACCTTCTGACTTCACCATCTCCATCAatcttcacaatcatcattgcagTGTagcagtattaaattgtttaaaactttgtgtgtgtgtgtgtgtatatatatctatagatagataaaaaaaaatatatccctggaacctaaccccctcatttacattaattcttatgaggaaattggatttgcttaacatggTTTTGCTTAAAGTCGTATTTTTCAGGAAtgtaactacaacattaagcgagaaGTTACTGTAGTAGAGTTACAGTATAAACATGAAGCGGCGTGGCAAATAAAGACACAGCCCTACCATTACAGTTTCAATTAACTATCACGTATAACAATATGATCATTCACTTAGTACTCTATACTTTATAACAATATTTATTACATATaccaattagggctgtcaagagattaaacaaattaatcatgggattaaacaataataaataccatttatttaaatatttttgaatattttctacattttcaaatatattgatttcaattagaacacagaatacaaagcgtacagtgctcattttatatttatttttgattaaaacctaatacaagtactgtagtgcaatctttttataatgaaaattgatcttacaaatgtagaattatttgcaaaaaaaccccctgcattcaaaaataaaacaatgcaacattttagagcctacaagtccactcagtcctacttcttgttcagccaatcgctccgACGAAccagtttggttacaatttgcaggagataatgctgcccacatctggtttacaatgtcacctgaaagtgaaaacaggtttCCACAtgt
Proteins encoded in this window:
- the BBS10 gene encoding Bardet-Biedl syndrome 10 protein isoform X1; this translates as MAPQRRALPMAAAVSLDLGRLGQEAAALASAVRGAVGPRGGQVLLTGPTGETLLTRDGRRVLEALNLGPPTARMMVACVSRHHSMTGDGAKTFIILLSKLLRGLQAILDKREGSPFCEDIQRRDGYQKHCHSLKQISQSLTTFQTQILDHIMAQHLRKHFLSAFSSWEGEIRRDTMESIFEAYFCGRIGNSHQKLLSQLSCDFYYRCIPFKNGRNEMLNLVNEYFVELHSAVTGLPVSDSRILEGLVLHRDFAVYCPADGDIRMLIVTESIHSALSASGLEFVVNAEVQCQASQVWITKRTEAIMKHLKNNNIKVLLSSVKQQEIVSYYAKISGISIVECLSSEEISLLCKTTGISPFIPTRDNIRGEITETMIAKFCQPLVLGSKRYVHLGLTRTCAFQPHCVIFCGPMHGVTELHASAFHGAFKMLQQLFKAVDLSYRCKAQPENPNNASKAVHCSWQHSATQPKLIMENISCNREKVNDQQLKTSMAETEKQFIDSSSCNETDLQKSSVLAMPIVELESDHMFSALIDRGSSVRELQKPPLKCKHPSEMWVKNKSEPVVNNHRICNDAMTAIENTSTSVVSKQLNAAKEYWKPGNRIIPFKYEKSYKHTVQSCTNLVIQAGSVLPVGGNFEILLHYYLHSYAKQCQQPKIAVLSTVIADALLSIPKILYKTTKENSFTQVYFKAITALQTNQQLPMHNQGLESVYCKYQLVASVLHCVTNLLTIDLIIGIRRLPQKTEVNDSEEDL
- the BBS10 gene encoding Bardet-Biedl syndrome 10 protein isoform X2, with protein sequence MMVACVSRHHSMTGDGAKTFIILLSKLLRGLQAILDKREGSPFCEDIQRRDGYQKHCHSLKQISQSLTTFQTQILDHIMAQHLRKHFLSAFSSWEGEIRRDTMESIFEAYFCGRIGNSHQKLLSQLSCDFYYRCIPFKNGRNEMLNLVNEYFVELHSAVTGLPVSDSRILEGLVLHRDFAVYCPADGDIRMLIVTESIHSALSASGLEFVVNAEVQCQASQVWITKRTEAIMKHLKNNNIKVLLSSVKQQEIVSYYAKISGISIVECLSSEEISLLCKTTGISPFIPTRDNIRGEITETMIAKFCQPLVLGSKRYVHLGLTRTCAFQPHCVIFCGPMHGVTELHASAFHGAFKMLQQLFKAVDLSYRCKAQPENPNNASKAVHCSWQHSATQPKLIMENISCNREKVNDQQLKTSMAETEKQFIDSSSCNETDLQKSSVLAMPIVELESDHMFSALIDRGSSVRELQKPPLKCKHPSEMWVKNKSEPVVNNHRICNDAMTAIENTSTSVVSKQLNAAKEYWKPGNRIIPFKYEKSYKHTVQSCTNLVIQAGSVLPVGGNFEILLHYYLHSYAKQCQQPKIAVLSTVIADALLSIPKILYKTTKENSFTQVYFKAITALQTNQQLPMHNQGLESVYCKYQLVASVLHCVTNLLTIDLIIGIRRLPQKTEVNDSEEDL